GGGGCCTGACCGTCGCCATTGAGCCGCCAGAGCTGGAAACCCGCGTGGCGATTCTGATGAAGAAAGCGGATGAGAATGATATCCGTCTGCCCGGCGAAGTGGCGTTCTTTATCGCCAAACGCCTGCGCTCCAACGTGCGTGAGCTGGAAGGCGCATTGAACCGAGTTATCGCCAACGCCAATTTTACCGGCCGCTCCATCACGATTGATTTTGTGCGCGAAGCGCTGCGCGATCTGCTGGCGTTGCAGGAGAAACTGGTTACTATCGACAATATTCAGAAGACAGTGGCGGAATATTATAAAATCAAAGTTGCCGATCTGTTGTCCAAACGTCGTTCCCGCTCGGTGGCGCGCCCACGCCAGATGGCGATGGCGCTGGCCAAAGAGCTGACCAACCATAGCCTGCCGGAAATCGGCGATGCGTTTGGTGGCCGTGACCATACTACGGTGCTGCATGCCTGTCGTAAAATCGAACAGCTGCGTGAAGAAAGTCACGACATCAAAGAAGATTTTTCCAATTTAATCAGAACACTATCTTCATAACATGATGAAATTTATTGTTGAACGCGAGCATCTGTTAAAACCTTTGCAACAGGTTAGCAGCCCATTGGGCGGTCGGCCTACGTTGCCTATTTTGGGCAACCTGCTGATACAAGTGACCGAAGGGGCACTGTCGCTGACCGGCACCGATCTTGAGATGGAGATGGTGGCTAACGTGGCGCTGACGCAACCCCATGAGCCGGGTGCGACGACGGTGCCGGCCCGTAAGCTGTTTGATATCTGCCGCGGGTTGCCGGATGGGGCGGAAATCACCGTGATGCTGGATGGCGATCGCATGTTGGTGCGCTCCGGCCGCAGCCGTTTTTCGCTGTCGACTCTGCCTGCCGCGGATTTCCCCAATCTGGATGACTGGCAGAGTGAAGTGGAATTCTCATTGCCGCAGGCCACGATGAAGCGTCTGATTGAAGCCACACAGTTCTCGATGGCGCATCAGGACGTGCGTTACTACCTCAACGGCATGCTGTTTGAAACCGAAGGCGAAGAACTGCGTACCATCGCCACCGACGGTCATCGACTGGCCGTATGCGCGATGCCGGTCGGACAGTCTCTGCCGTCACATTCGGTGATTGTGCCACGTAAGGGCGTGATGG
This is a stretch of genomic DNA from Brenneria rubrifaciens. It encodes these proteins:
- the dnaN gene encoding DNA polymerase III subunit beta, whose translation is MKFIVEREHLLKPLQQVSSPLGGRPTLPILGNLLIQVTEGALSLTGTDLEMEMVANVALTQPHEPGATTVPARKLFDICRGLPDGAEITVMLDGDRMLVRSGRSRFSLSTLPAADFPNLDDWQSEVEFSLPQATMKRLIEATQFSMAHQDVRYYLNGMLFETEGEELRTIATDGHRLAVCAMPVGQSLPSHSVIVPRKGVMELVRLLDGGDTPLQLQIGSNNIRAHVGDFIFTSKLVDGRFPDYRRVLPKNPDKTLEASCDLLKQAFSRAAILSNEKFRGVRLHLIHNQLKITANNPEQEEAEEILDVQYEGAEMEIGFNVSYVLDVLNALKCEDVRLLLTDSVSSVQIEDGASRAAAYVVMPMRL